The Leucobacter chromiiresistens genome has a window encoding:
- a CDS encoding IclR family transcriptional regulator, whose product MTEATPGPRSGEPQRGRGARRATGTPVLQTGIKMLTVIDALARAEAGLSVSALAERLDWARAAAHQYLQTAVAAGWAFQDENAVYRVSLRVADLASRVNPAKELRPILLPVMQEAVAELGAPVSFAVMEQSTPVIVERVEPARAKFIRRGYEARVSPRSSASGQVLLAFSDEAHRAAARDSGVLDDAVYARIRLQGYALVHSEWLGDRITAVAVPIAHEGAGIGALSVITEQGALPDDRLIDAMLRAAGRLHDAFASRQP is encoded by the coding sequence ATGACCGAAGCGACCCCCGGCCCCCGTTCGGGCGAACCGCAGCGCGGAAGGGGCGCCCGCCGCGCGACGGGCACCCCCGTGCTGCAGACCGGCATCAAGATGCTCACCGTCATCGACGCGCTCGCACGAGCCGAAGCCGGGCTCTCGGTCTCCGCGCTCGCCGAGCGACTCGACTGGGCGCGGGCAGCCGCGCACCAGTACCTGCAGACCGCGGTGGCCGCGGGCTGGGCGTTCCAAGACGAGAACGCGGTGTACCGGGTCAGCCTGCGCGTCGCCGACCTCGCCTCGCGCGTGAACCCCGCGAAGGAACTGCGCCCGATCCTGCTCCCCGTCATGCAGGAGGCCGTGGCCGAGCTCGGCGCCCCAGTGTCATTCGCCGTCATGGAGCAGAGCACCCCCGTGATCGTCGAGCGGGTGGAGCCCGCACGGGCGAAGTTCATCAGGCGGGGCTACGAGGCCCGGGTGTCTCCGAGATCTTCCGCATCCGGCCAGGTGCTGCTCGCCTTCTCCGATGAGGCGCACCGCGCCGCGGCCCGCGACTCCGGTGTGCTCGACGACGCCGTCTACGCGCGCATCAGGCTCCAGGGCTACGCGCTCGTCCACTCCGAGTGGCTGGGCGACCGCATCACCGCCGTGGCCGTGCCCATCGCCCACGAAGGCGCCGGCATCGGGGCGCTCAGCGTCATCACGGAGCAGGGAGCCCTGCCCGACGACCGCCTCATCGACGCGATGCTCCGCGCGGCCGGGCGGCTCCACGACGCCTTCGCGTCGCGGCAGCCGTAA
- a CDS encoding aspartate aminotransferase family protein — protein MSDYIDLTGAEQSFGDTDAQREVRENDRQYVFHSWSAQGAINPLPIAKGEGVRFWDYDGTEYLDFSSQLVNLNLGHQHPGLVKAIQDQAGRLATIQPAMANDVRGELAKRIVEHSFEGARSVFFTNGGADAVEYAVRMARHHTGRQKVLARYRSYHGSTSTAITLTGEPRRWANGTLDAGVVHFHGPYPYRSAFYAETPEQETERALAHLRATIELEGPATIAAVILESVTGTNGILIPTPGYLAGVRELCDEFGILLIADEVMAGFGRTGHWFAYQAFDVKPDLVTFAKGVNSGYVPLGGVVISEAVHQTFDQKPFPGGLTYSGHPLGAAAGVATFDIFAEEGILERVRDLGERVVGPRLREIAERHPSVGEVRGTGLFWAIELVKNPETREPLIPFNASREAAAPFNAVVAACKQAGLWPFAAGNRLQVAPPLIISEEDLVRGLDIIDEALNVADGYVGA, from the coding sequence ATGAGCGACTACATCGATCTCACCGGCGCCGAGCAGAGCTTCGGCGACACCGACGCCCAGCGCGAGGTGCGCGAGAACGACCGCCAGTACGTCTTCCACTCGTGGTCGGCGCAGGGCGCGATCAACCCGCTGCCCATCGCGAAGGGCGAGGGGGTGCGGTTCTGGGATTACGACGGCACCGAGTACCTCGACTTCTCGTCGCAGCTCGTCAACCTGAACCTCGGCCACCAGCACCCCGGCCTCGTCAAGGCGATCCAGGATCAGGCGGGCCGTCTCGCGACGATCCAGCCCGCCATGGCGAACGACGTGCGCGGCGAACTCGCCAAGCGCATCGTCGAGCACTCCTTCGAGGGGGCGCGCTCGGTGTTCTTCACCAACGGCGGCGCCGACGCCGTGGAGTACGCGGTGCGCATGGCGCGCCACCACACCGGCCGTCAGAAGGTGCTGGCCCGGTACCGGTCGTACCACGGCTCCACGTCGACCGCGATCACGCTGACGGGCGAACCGCGGCGCTGGGCCAACGGCACGCTCGATGCGGGCGTCGTGCACTTCCACGGGCCCTACCCCTACCGCTCGGCGTTCTACGCCGAGACCCCGGAGCAGGAGACGGAGCGCGCGCTCGCCCACCTGCGGGCGACGATCGAGCTCGAGGGGCCGGCGACCATCGCGGCCGTCATCCTCGAGAGCGTGACCGGCACGAACGGCATCCTCATCCCGACGCCCGGCTACCTCGCCGGCGTGCGCGAGCTGTGCGACGAGTTCGGCATCCTGCTCATCGCCGACGAGGTGATGGCGGGGTTCGGGCGCACCGGCCATTGGTTCGCCTACCAGGCGTTCGACGTGAAGCCCGATCTGGTGACGTTCGCCAAGGGGGTCAACTCGGGCTACGTGCCGCTCGGCGGCGTCGTCATCTCCGAGGCCGTGCACCAGACGTTCGATCAGAAGCCGTTCCCCGGAGGGCTGACCTACAGCGGGCACCCGCTCGGCGCTGCGGCGGGCGTCGCGACGTTCGACATCTTCGCCGAGGAGGGCATCCTCGAGCGGGTGCGCGACCTCGGCGAGCGCGTCGTCGGGCCGCGTCTGCGCGAGATCGCGGAGCGGCACCCGTCGGTCGGCGAGGTGCGCGGCACCGGGCTGTTCTGGGCGATCGAGCTCGTGAAGAACCCCGAGACCCGCGAGCCCCTCATCCCGTTCAACGCGTCGCGGGAGGCCGCCGCGCCGTTCAACGCGGTCGTCGCGGCCTGCAAGCAGGCGGGCCTCTGGCCGTTCGCCGCGGGCAACCGCCTGCAGGTGGCGCCGCCGCTGATCATCTCCGAGGAGGATCTCGTGCGTGGTCTCGACATCATCGACGAGGCCCTGAACGTCGCCGACGGGTACGTCGGCGCGTAG
- a CDS encoding CoA-acylating methylmalonate-semialdehyde dehydrogenase, protein MARIPHVIGGEKVDTAERTQPVYNPATGEAQHELSIASVETVEQAIAAAQEALPKWRRTSLTKRADVFFNLRQLLKQRTPELSAIVTSEHGKVLSDAAGEIARGLENVEFASGLLHLLKGERDEQVSTGVDVHSIKQPVGVVAAITPFNFPVMVPLWMIASAIACGNTVVLKPSERDPSASVFIADLFREAGLPDGVLNVVHGDKVAVDTLLDSPDVKAVSFVGSTPIAKYIYERAAANGKRVQALGGAKNHMLVMPDADINVTADAAISAAYGSAGERCMAVSVVVAVGDVADRLIPELTSRIANLKIGDGTDPASEMGPLITREAKERVEGYVAGAEAEGATVVVDGREAQFEGDGFFTGVSLIDHVQTDSKVYREEIFGPVLAIVRVDSYEEGLELINSHQFGNGTAIFTRDGGAARQFEFEVEAGMVGINVPIPVPVGAFSFGGWKDSLFGDSHIYGPESINFYTRSKVVTTRWPNPDQSKIDLGFPSNH, encoded by the coding sequence ATGGCACGGATCCCCCACGTCATCGGCGGCGAGAAGGTCGACACCGCGGAGCGCACCCAGCCGGTGTACAACCCGGCGACCGGCGAGGCGCAGCACGAGCTCAGCATCGCATCGGTCGAGACCGTCGAGCAGGCCATCGCCGCCGCGCAGGAGGCGCTGCCGAAGTGGCGCCGCACGAGCCTCACGAAGCGCGCCGACGTGTTCTTCAACCTGCGTCAGCTGCTCAAGCAGCGCACGCCCGAGCTCTCCGCCATCGTCACCAGCGAGCACGGCAAGGTGCTCTCGGATGCGGCCGGCGAGATCGCGCGCGGCCTGGAGAACGTCGAGTTCGCGTCGGGCCTGCTGCACCTGCTGAAGGGCGAGCGCGACGAGCAGGTCTCGACCGGCGTCGACGTGCACTCCATCAAGCAGCCGGTGGGCGTCGTCGCGGCGATCACCCCCTTCAACTTCCCGGTCATGGTGCCGCTCTGGATGATCGCGAGCGCCATCGCGTGCGGCAACACCGTCGTGCTGAAGCCCTCCGAGCGCGACCCCTCCGCCTCGGTCTTCATCGCCGACCTCTTCCGCGAGGCCGGCCTGCCCGACGGCGTGCTCAACGTCGTGCACGGCGACAAGGTCGCCGTCGACACCCTGCTCGACAGCCCCGACGTCAAGGCCGTCTCGTTCGTCGGCTCGACCCCCATCGCCAAGTACATCTACGAGCGCGCAGCCGCCAACGGCAAGCGCGTGCAGGCGCTCGGCGGCGCGAAGAACCACATGCTCGTCATGCCCGACGCCGACATCAACGTGACCGCCGACGCCGCGATCTCCGCCGCCTACGGCTCGGCCGGCGAGCGCTGCATGGCCGTCTCGGTCGTCGTCGCAGTGGGCGACGTCGCGGATCGCCTGATCCCCGAGCTCACGAGCCGCATCGCGAACCTCAAGATCGGCGACGGCACCGATCCCGCATCCGAGATGGGCCCGCTGATCACCCGCGAGGCCAAGGAGCGCGTCGAGGGCTACGTCGCGGGCGCCGAGGCCGAGGGTGCGACCGTCGTCGTCGACGGCCGCGAGGCGCAGTTCGAGGGCGACGGCTTCTTCACCGGAGTGTCGCTGATCGACCACGTGCAGACCGACAGCAAGGTGTACCGCGAGGAGATCTTCGGGCCCGTGCTCGCCATCGTGCGCGTCGACAGCTACGAGGAGGGCCTCGAGCTCATCAACTCGCACCAGTTCGGCAACGGCACCGCGATCTTCACGCGCGACGGCGGCGCAGCCCGCCAGTTCGAGTTCGAGGTCGAGGCCGGCATGGTCGGCATCAACGTGCCGATCCCGGTGCCCGTGGGCGCCTTCTCGTTCGGCGGCTGGAAGGACTCGCTCTTCGGCGACTCCCACATCTACGGCCCCGAGTCGATCAACTTCTACACGCGCTCGAAGGTCGTCACCACCCGCTGGCCGAACCCCGACCAGTCGAAGATCGACCTCGGCTTCCCGAGCAACCACTGA
- a CDS encoding PucR family transcriptional regulator, producing the protein MTDMHADAPPVTVADALALPELRAGSPELVAGRAGLDRAVRWAHVVAGAGALPLLEGGELILTTGAGWPTDAPALSALAASVVAAGPAAAVLELGPHFDAAPAELADACERHGIPLIVLHREVRFVQITQRVHQRVLAAQTEALAARAEVHTMLTELGLNRSPVDYVVERLAETLDAPVVLEDSAGRVVAWTGAELLPQTALAPWSAPQPGALPHGSDSVAVEAQGRRWGRLSALPGPPHPAGRCTVLELGAFALALGKLADPDGEQWLRLSAKRLFDALLNGRYRSDGELATQLAAAGLTIEGRTLLGATLRGTDGFGAHTSLERAVLETALRRAVAPEGRVIIAPEPADDGVAHHDRPLLLALLSFPADDPRVAAAADSGSPPPLAVRLARELDMLIPSTTPPAWRAHLGLGAPGRGVRSLITSLERVRAAGRLRPTASTGRVTVQQAERQALAYLVRGLAATPEVQEFASDALGPLIAHDAESGPGHSGDLLLVLRAYLEHPANRSLAAQRARLSRSVFYQRLALIEELLDVDLSAGTTIAALTVALLARTD; encoded by the coding sequence ATGACTGACATGCATGCCGACGCACCGCCCGTGACCGTCGCCGACGCCCTCGCCCTCCCCGAGCTGCGCGCGGGGTCGCCCGAGCTCGTCGCCGGCCGCGCCGGGCTCGACCGCGCCGTGCGATGGGCGCACGTCGTCGCGGGGGCCGGCGCCCTCCCGCTGCTCGAGGGCGGCGAGCTGATCCTCACGACGGGGGCCGGCTGGCCGACGGACGCGCCCGCCCTCTCGGCCCTCGCCGCCTCCGTGGTCGCCGCCGGCCCCGCCGCGGCCGTGCTCGAGCTCGGGCCGCACTTCGACGCCGCTCCGGCCGAGCTCGCCGACGCGTGCGAGCGGCACGGCATTCCGCTCATCGTGCTGCATCGCGAGGTGCGGTTCGTGCAGATCACCCAGCGGGTGCACCAGCGCGTGCTCGCGGCGCAGACGGAGGCGCTCGCGGCGCGGGCCGAGGTGCACACGATGCTCACGGAGCTGGGCCTCAACCGCAGCCCCGTCGATTACGTCGTCGAACGCCTCGCCGAGACCCTCGACGCCCCGGTGGTGCTCGAGGACTCCGCCGGCCGGGTCGTCGCCTGGACCGGCGCGGAGCTCCTCCCGCAGACGGCGCTCGCCCCGTGGTCGGCGCCGCAGCCCGGTGCGCTGCCCCACGGATCGGATTCGGTCGCCGTCGAAGCGCAGGGCAGGCGCTGGGGGCGGCTCTCCGCGCTCCCCGGGCCGCCGCACCCGGCCGGCCGGTGCACTGTGCTCGAGCTCGGAGCATTCGCGCTCGCGCTCGGCAAGCTGGCCGACCCCGACGGCGAGCAGTGGCTGCGGCTGAGCGCGAAGCGCCTCTTCGACGCCCTCCTCAACGGGCGGTACCGCAGCGACGGCGAGCTCGCCACACAGCTCGCCGCCGCCGGCCTGACGATCGAGGGGCGCACGCTGCTCGGCGCGACGCTGCGCGGCACCGACGGCTTCGGCGCGCACACGTCGCTCGAGCGGGCGGTGCTCGAGACGGCGCTGCGTCGGGCGGTCGCGCCCGAGGGCCGCGTGATCATCGCCCCCGAGCCGGCCGACGACGGCGTCGCCCATCACGATCGCCCTCTGCTGCTCGCGCTGCTCTCATTCCCCGCCGACGACCCGCGCGTAGCGGCCGCGGCGGATTCCGGATCGCCGCCGCCGCTCGCGGTGCGCCTGGCGCGCGAGCTCGACATGCTCATCCCCTCGACGACTCCTCCGGCATGGCGGGCCCACCTCGGTCTCGGCGCCCCGGGCCGCGGCGTGCGCTCGCTCATCACCTCGCTGGAGCGGGTGCGCGCCGCCGGGCGCCTGCGTCCGACGGCGTCGACCGGCCGGGTGACGGTGCAGCAGGCGGAGCGGCAGGCGCTCGCGTATCTGGTGCGCGGCCTGGCGGCGACCCCCGAGGTGCAGGAGTTCGCATCGGATGCGCTGGGCCCCCTCATCGCGCACGACGCCGAGTCGGGGCCCGGGCACAGCGGAGACCTGCTGCTCGTGCTGCGGGCGTACCTCGAGCACCCCGCGAACCGATCGCTGGCGGCGCAGCGGGCGCGGCTCTCGCGATCCGTCTTCTACCAGCGCCTCGCGCTCATCGAGGAGCTGCTCGACGTCGATCTCTCTGCGGGAACGACGATCGCGGCGCTCACCGTCGCTCTGCTCGCGCGCACCGACTGA